In one Micromonospora polyrhachis genomic region, the following are encoded:
- a CDS encoding GlxA family transcriptional regulator gives MTQVVFLLVPQLHLLDVAGPAQVFHTAAEFGYDYRLVYVAEQEDVPTAQGLPVRATLSWPALAPEDLVVVPGWRAPSLARTGHLGADSLRRLAEHHATGGTVASVCAGADALGRAGLLDGRRCTTHHGVQNELARRYPRATVVRDVLYVVDERVVTSAGIASGIDLALHLVAIRHGPGVAARIARAMVVYARRNGDERQASTMLRHRAHLHDVVHRVQDLIDSRFTERLPLSRLAAAGGVSQRTLTRLFGKATGMTPLRYQHLLRVERAEHLIGHGTTLESAARAVGFEDARMLRRLRSRT, from the coding sequence GTGACCCAGGTCGTCTTCCTGCTTGTCCCGCAACTGCACCTGCTGGACGTCGCCGGGCCCGCCCAGGTGTTCCACACCGCTGCGGAGTTCGGATACGACTACCGGCTCGTCTACGTGGCCGAACAGGAGGACGTGCCGACCGCCCAGGGCCTACCGGTCCGGGCCACGCTGAGCTGGCCGGCCCTCGCGCCGGAGGACCTCGTCGTCGTACCCGGCTGGCGGGCACCAAGCCTCGCCCGCACCGGGCACCTCGGCGCGGACAGCCTGCGGCGGTTGGCCGAACACCACGCGACCGGTGGCACGGTGGCCAGCGTATGCGCCGGGGCGGACGCGCTGGGCCGGGCCGGTCTGCTCGACGGTCGCCGCTGCACCACCCACCACGGCGTGCAGAACGAGTTGGCCCGGCGCTACCCGAGGGCAACCGTGGTGCGCGACGTGCTGTACGTCGTGGACGAGCGGGTGGTCACCTCGGCCGGCATCGCCAGCGGCATCGACCTCGCGTTGCATCTCGTCGCGATCCGGCATGGCCCCGGCGTCGCCGCCCGGATCGCCCGCGCAATGGTGGTCTACGCCCGCCGCAACGGTGACGAGCGGCAGGCCAGCACCATGTTGCGGCACCGGGCGCACCTGCACGACGTGGTGCACCGGGTACAGGATCTGATCGATTCGCGGTTCACCGAACGGCTGCCGCTGAGCCGGCTGGCGGCAGCCGGTGGGGTAAGCCAACGGACCCTGACCCGACTGTTCGGCAAGGCGACCGGCATGACACCGCTGCGTTACCAGCATCTGCTCCGGGTCGAACGCGCCGAGCATCTGATTGGGCACGGTACGACGCTGGAGTCAGCCGCCCGAGCCGTCGGCTTCGAGGATGCCCGGATGCTCCGCCGGCTCCGGTCCCGTACCTGA
- a CDS encoding carbohydrate-binding module family 20 domain-containing protein, with amino-acid sequence MTVRRSMAATLAAVLGFSLSLLAAPTSSPAASAAPAPEPTTTAAVESNGKSIVHLFQWRWDSVAQECETNLGPNGWGGVQVSPPQEHVVLPSAEGATYPWWQDYQPVSYRLDQTRRGNRADFIDMVERCRDVGVKIYVDMVLNHMSGTGSIGSGSGSAGTVFSKYGYPNLFNDGSGDSYGYADFGPCYRKISNWNSKSEVQDCELLDLADLNTADPNVRRKIAKYMNSVIDLGVAGFRVDAAKHVQEAHLADIISKLHDVPGFGGKPDLFHEVYGDATVPYTAYAPYGGVTNFDYQRAVSSGFKDGNIAQFANLPNYGGLTSAQAVVFIDNHDTQRSTPTLTYKNGDRYYLADAFMMAHPYGTPQLMSSYAFGSVVAQGPPSSANGTTNATDCGSSAWICEHRNEQVAGMPSFRNATEGTGIGNTVTDGNGRLGFARGSKGYAAFNATGNAWSRTFTTNLPDGEYCNVARGTYRAATDECTGGVIAVAGGTFTTSIPANRGVALHVEAMTECDDPEGCDPVDPPLDDTSFAATVETSYGQEVYVVGSIPELGSWNPANGLHLTTDATTYPAWSGSVDIPADTSFEWKLVKVSPDGSVQWENDPNRTGTGGNAFTVTWNQAGGGGGTSAAVSFHATVTTWYGQEVYVVGSAPELGSWNPANAVRLTADESSYPTWKGTANLPINQQFEYKFLKKDPNGTVTWESGGNRSYTPTGAVTLTDTWR; translated from the coding sequence ATGACTGTCCGTAGATCGATGGCCGCCACCTTGGCGGCCGTACTCGGATTTTCCCTGTCCCTTCTCGCCGCACCGACCAGCAGCCCCGCCGCCAGCGCTGCGCCCGCCCCCGAACCGACGACGACGGCGGCGGTGGAAAGCAACGGCAAGTCGATCGTCCACCTGTTCCAGTGGCGCTGGGACTCGGTGGCCCAGGAGTGCGAGACCAACCTCGGCCCGAACGGATGGGGCGGAGTCCAGGTCTCGCCACCCCAGGAACACGTGGTCCTGCCCAGCGCCGAGGGTGCAACCTATCCCTGGTGGCAGGACTACCAGCCGGTGTCGTACCGGTTGGACCAGACCCGGCGCGGCAACCGGGCCGACTTCATCGACATGGTCGAACGCTGCCGGGACGTGGGCGTGAAAATCTACGTCGACATGGTGCTCAACCACATGAGCGGCACCGGCTCGATCGGTAGTGGTTCGGGCAGCGCCGGCACCGTCTTCAGCAAGTACGGCTATCCCAACCTCTTCAACGACGGCTCCGGGGACAGCTATGGCTACGCCGACTTCGGCCCCTGCTATCGCAAGATCAGCAACTGGAACAGCAAGAGCGAGGTCCAGGACTGCGAACTGCTCGACCTGGCCGACCTCAACACCGCCGACCCCAACGTCCGCCGCAAGATTGCCAAGTACATGAACTCGGTGATCGACCTCGGGGTCGCCGGCTTCCGGGTGGACGCGGCCAAGCACGTCCAGGAGGCGCACCTCGCCGACATCATCTCGAAGCTGCACGACGTGCCCGGCTTCGGCGGTAAGCCCGACCTGTTCCACGAGGTCTACGGAGATGCGACGGTGCCCTACACGGCGTATGCCCCGTATGGCGGAGTCACCAACTTCGACTACCAGCGCGCGGTCTCCTCCGGCTTCAAGGACGGCAACATCGCGCAGTTCGCCAACCTGCCCAACTACGGCGGGCTGACCAGCGCCCAGGCGGTGGTCTTCATCGACAACCACGACACGCAGCGGTCGACGCCGACCCTGACCTACAAGAACGGCGACCGGTACTACCTGGCCGACGCGTTCATGATGGCCCACCCGTACGGCACACCCCAGCTGATGTCCAGCTACGCCTTCGGCTCGGTGGTGGCCCAGGGGCCGCCCAGCTCCGCCAACGGCACCACCAACGCCACCGACTGCGGCAGCTCGGCGTGGATCTGCGAGCACCGCAACGAGCAGGTCGCCGGCATGCCGAGCTTCCGTAACGCCACCGAGGGCACCGGGATCGGCAACACCGTCACCGACGGCAACGGCCGGCTCGGCTTCGCTCGCGGCAGCAAGGGGTACGCCGCCTTCAACGCCACCGGCAACGCCTGGAGCCGGACCTTCACCACCAACCTGCCTGACGGCGAATACTGCAACGTCGCCCGGGGCACCTACCGGGCGGCCACCGACGAGTGCACCGGTGGCGTGATCGCGGTCGCCGGCGGCACGTTCACCACCAGCATCCCGGCCAACCGGGGCGTCGCCCTGCACGTCGAGGCGATGACCGAATGCGACGACCCGGAGGGCTGCGACCCGGTCGACCCGCCGCTGGACGACACCTCCTTCGCCGCCACCGTGGAGACCTCGTACGGCCAGGAGGTCTACGTGGTCGGCTCGATCCCGGAGCTGGGCTCGTGGAACCCGGCCAACGGTCTGCACCTGACCACCGACGCGACCACCTATCCGGCCTGGTCCGGCTCGGTGGACATCCCGGCCGACACGTCGTTCGAGTGGAAGCTGGTGAAGGTCTCGCCGGACGGCTCGGTGCAGTGGGAGAACGACCCGAACCGCACCGGGACCGGAGGCAACGCGTTCACCGTCACCTGGAACCAGGCCGGTGGCGGCGGAGGCACCAGCGCAGCGGTCTCCTTCCATGCCACCGTGACCACCTGGTACGGCCAGGAGGTCTACGTGGTCGGCTCGGCCCCGGAGCTGGGCTCGTGGAACCCGGCCAACGCGGTGCGACTCACCGCCGACGAGAGCAGCTACCCGACCTGGAAGGGCACGGCGAACCTGCCGATCAACCAGCAGTTCGAATACAAGTTCCTCAAGAAGGACCCGAACGGGACGGTGACCTGGGAGTCCGGCGGAAACCGCTCCTACACCCCGACCGGAGCGGTGACCCTCACCGACACCTGGCGCTAG
- a CDS encoding alpha/beta fold hydrolase, translating into MHDLLVTAGPVPIAVRDFGGDGSPILLLHGAGANLESMQVLAQALRPACRVVTVDLRGHGRSGDGPWGWDAVLDDLDAVVNELRLGVPAVVGVSLGGMVATRWARRHPECPGAVSLDGNPPPSRPEHLAGMAPERAATELDRLHTLFAAMAGAMAGPLSDEQLAAARAGQRMMAERYGGPSGAAWVATFERNLVTRDGETSLRPGAVTTEELRVAMAALDLTPDYRATRSPLLLVLATENLPEQQAFHDLYETYRRGVAARLAGVRGENPYLRVVELAGASHAMVAERPEHLAELVTGFLATGTAAGR; encoded by the coding sequence ATGCATGACCTGCTGGTTACCGCCGGACCCGTGCCGATCGCGGTCCGGGACTTCGGTGGGGACGGAAGTCCGATACTGCTGCTCCACGGTGCGGGTGCCAACCTCGAAAGCATGCAGGTGCTGGCCCAGGCACTTCGGCCGGCATGCCGGGTGGTCACAGTGGACCTGCGCGGCCACGGCCGATCCGGTGACGGTCCCTGGGGGTGGGACGCCGTACTCGACGATCTCGACGCCGTGGTCAACGAACTCCGCCTCGGTGTGCCGGCCGTGGTGGGAGTGTCCCTCGGCGGCATGGTGGCGACAAGGTGGGCCCGGCGGCATCCCGAATGCCCGGGGGCGGTGAGCCTGGATGGCAATCCGCCGCCCAGCCGTCCGGAACACCTGGCCGGCATGGCACCCGAGCGGGCCGCCACCGAACTGGACCGGCTGCACACGCTCTTCGCGGCGATGGCCGGTGCGATGGCGGGGCCACTCAGCGACGAACAGCTCGCCGCAGCGCGGGCCGGGCAGCGCATGATGGCCGAACGCTACGGCGGTCCGTCCGGTGCGGCCTGGGTGGCGACCTTCGAACGGAACCTGGTCACCCGGGATGGCGAGACGTCGCTGCGGCCGGGTGCCGTGACCACCGAGGAACTGCGGGTGGCGATGGCCGCGCTCGACCTGACTCCGGACTACCGGGCGACTCGCTCTCCGTTGCTGCTCGTGCTCGCCACCGAGAACCTGCCGGAACAGCAGGCCTTCCACGATCTGTACGAGACGTACCGGCGGGGGGTGGCCGCCCGGCTCGCCGGGGTCCGGGGCGAGAACCCGTACCTGCGGGTGGTGGAGTTGGCGGGAGCCAGCCACGCCATGGTGGCGGAACGGCCGGAGCACCTGGCCGAGTTGGTGACCGGCTTCCTCGCCACCGGGACGGCCGCCGGCCGGTAA
- a CDS encoding lysophospholipid acyltransferase family protein, whose amino-acid sequence MPEIVYPPVIAAAKTLFRVLDLRLRLEGGQHVPTTGGAVLASNHVSYLDFIFAGLGAHESRRLVRFMAKQEVFTHRISGPLMRGMRHIPVDRQDGAKAFMTAVGALRRGEVVGIFPEATISRSFTVKNLKLGAARMAREAKVPIIPVALWGTQRLWTKGRPRTLTRRHTPITILVGEPFEATEKAGSTTIELRRRLSALVDQAQREYPDQPAGPGDDWWLPAHLGGSAPTPEEAAILDGQGRRTPATSDRPESKPEA is encoded by the coding sequence GTGCCAGAGATCGTGTACCCGCCTGTCATCGCCGCTGCCAAGACCCTGTTCCGGGTCCTGGACCTGCGCCTACGGTTGGAGGGCGGGCAGCACGTGCCGACCACCGGGGGCGCGGTCCTGGCCAGCAACCACGTCAGCTATCTCGACTTCATCTTCGCCGGCCTCGGCGCACACGAGTCGCGGCGGCTGGTGCGGTTCATGGCCAAGCAGGAGGTCTTCACCCACCGGATCTCCGGGCCGTTGATGCGCGGAATGCGGCACATCCCGGTCGACCGCCAGGATGGGGCGAAGGCATTCATGACCGCGGTCGGGGCGCTGCGCCGGGGGGAGGTCGTCGGCATCTTCCCCGAAGCCACGATCAGCCGGTCGTTCACCGTCAAGAACCTGAAGTTGGGGGCGGCGCGGATGGCCCGGGAGGCCAAGGTGCCGATCATCCCGGTCGCACTCTGGGGCACCCAGCGCCTGTGGACCAAGGGTCGGCCCCGTACGCTGACCCGCCGCCACACCCCGATCACCATCCTGGTCGGCGAACCCTTCGAGGCGACGGAGAAGGCCGGTTCCACCACGATCGAGCTGCGGCGACGGTTGTCCGCGCTGGTCGACCAGGCGCAGCGGGAATACCCCGATCAGCCCGCCGGGCCGGGCGACGACTGGTGGCTGCCGGCGCACCTCGGCGGATCGGCCCCCACCCCGGAAGAGGCGGCGATCCTGGACGGCCAGGGACGACGTACCCCGGCGACCTCGGACCGACCGGAGTCGAAGCCCGAGGCCTGA
- a CDS encoding ferredoxin produces MRVRVDMNRCETHAQCVFAAPDVFRLDDNDELVYDSAPDDSLRPDIEQAMAACPVQAILIAPS; encoded by the coding sequence ATGCGTGTCCGAGTGGACATGAACCGGTGTGAGACCCACGCTCAGTGCGTCTTCGCCGCCCCGGACGTCTTCCGTCTCGACGACAACGACGAACTCGTCTACGACTCCGCGCCCGACGACTCGTTACGGCCGGACATCGAGCAGGCCATGGCTGCCTGCCCGGTCCAGGCGATTCTCATCGCCCCGTCATGA
- a CDS encoding pyridoxamine 5'-phosphate oxidase family protein: MNHDGERAAQRRAGVTAENWGSAGVAATIPPVAMDFLRQQRMLLIGAADDAGAVWASLLTGTPGFADPTDERTIAINGRPGPEDPLAGVFETGRDLGMLAIEPQSRRRMRVNGQAVRDGHRLVVRTEQVYANCPKYIQTRDVLADAQSSPSGPARTTRELDDQQRRWITAADTFFVASHSRHGTDTSHRGGNPGFVTVTGPRQLSWPDYLGNSMYMTLGNLELDPRCGLLFLDWERGHTLHLTGQARTDWDPDRAARLPGAQRVVDFEVDRVVQIDRATALRWTFGRYSRFNPAPFGKE; encoded by the coding sequence ATGAACCACGACGGCGAACGCGCGGCGCAACGTCGGGCTGGGGTGACCGCCGAGAACTGGGGCTCCGCCGGGGTGGCGGCCACCATCCCACCGGTGGCGATGGACTTCCTCCGTCAGCAGCGGATGCTGCTGATCGGCGCGGCGGACGACGCGGGTGCGGTGTGGGCGAGTCTGTTGACCGGCACACCGGGATTCGCCGACCCGACCGACGAGCGGACCATCGCGATAAATGGTCGCCCCGGCCCCGAGGATCCGCTCGCCGGCGTCTTCGAGACCGGGCGGGACCTCGGCATGCTCGCCATCGAGCCGCAGAGCCGCCGACGGATGCGGGTCAACGGCCAAGCTGTCCGAGACGGCCACCGGCTCGTGGTCCGCACCGAGCAGGTCTACGCCAACTGCCCGAAGTACATCCAGACCCGGGACGTGCTCGCCGACGCACAGTCGTCCCCGAGCGGACCGGCCCGTACCACACGGGAACTCGACGACCAGCAGCGTCGCTGGATCACCGCTGCGGACACGTTCTTCGTCGCCAGCCACTCCCGGCACGGCACCGACACATCCCATCGGGGCGGCAACCCGGGCTTCGTCACGGTCACCGGGCCCCGCCAGCTCAGCTGGCCCGACTACCTCGGCAACTCGATGTACATGACGCTGGGCAACCTCGAACTCGACCCGCGCTGCGGCCTGCTCTTCCTGGACTGGGAACGGGGTCACACGCTGCACCTGACCGGGCAGGCCCGCACCGACTGGGACCCGGACCGGGCCGCCCGGCTACCCGGTGCCCAACGGGTCGTCGACTTCGAGGTCGACCGGGTCGTCCAGATCGATCGGGCCACCGCCCTGCGCTGGACGTTCGGCCGCTACTCCCGCTTCAACCCCGCGCCATTCGGAAAGGAATGA
- a CDS encoding cysteine hydrolase family protein: protein MTKALVVIDVQESFRQRPIWSAVSNPDLVAQVDRLVTAARDAGDLVVWVLHTAPGSNTPFDPASGYVRLIDGLVPAEDEPVITKTSRNAFTTTNLQQLLTARGIRKLVVCGIQTEQCCETTTRVAADLGFDVTFVTDATATFPIPHRNAPKGLTPAEILADPRTLHTADIVSRTEYALAGRFATIRTVAELTSQLATPVNG, encoded by the coding sequence ATGACCAAAGCACTTGTCGTCATCGACGTCCAGGAGTCCTTCCGGCAGCGGCCAATCTGGTCGGCCGTCTCCAACCCCGACCTCGTCGCCCAGGTAGACCGCCTCGTGACCGCGGCCCGGGACGCGGGTGACCTCGTCGTCTGGGTTCTGCACACCGCACCGGGCAGCAACACTCCCTTCGACCCGGCCAGCGGCTATGTCCGGCTGATCGACGGGCTGGTGCCGGCCGAGGACGAACCGGTCATCACCAAGACCTCGCGCAATGCCTTCACCACCACCAACCTGCAACAACTGCTCACCGCCCGGGGCATCCGCAAGCTGGTCGTCTGCGGCATCCAGACCGAACAGTGCTGTGAGACGACCACCCGGGTGGCCGCAGACCTCGGCTTCGACGTGACCTTCGTGACCGACGCGACCGCGACCTTCCCCATTCCGCACCGAAACGCGCCGAAAGGGCTCACCCCGGCCGAGATCCTGGCCGATCCGAGGACGTTGCACACCGCTGACATCGTCAGCCGGACCGAGTACGCCCTGGCCGGTCGGTTCGCGACGATCCGTACTGTCGCAGAACTGACCAGCCAACTGGCCACACCGGTGAACGGCTGA
- a CDS encoding VOC family protein, with the protein MTTFQTGHVGLNVTDLDRSIAFYRKVFDFETLGESREGDRRFAFLGLDGKLVLTLWQQSTGEFATELPGLHHLSFQVPDIDAVRRAETVLREIGAPLAYDGVVAHGEGASSGGVFFTDPDGIRLEIYAPAGAENAPAPTQAAPTCGFF; encoded by the coding sequence GTGACGACCTTCCAAACTGGACACGTCGGACTGAACGTGACCGACCTCGACCGCTCGATCGCCTTCTACCGGAAGGTCTTCGACTTCGAGACCCTCGGCGAGTCCCGCGAGGGCGACCGACGGTTCGCGTTCCTCGGCCTTGACGGCAAGCTGGTGCTGACCCTCTGGCAGCAGAGCACCGGGGAATTCGCCACCGAGCTACCCGGCCTGCACCACCTCTCGTTCCAGGTGCCCGACATCGACGCGGTACGCCGGGCCGAGACGGTCCTCCGCGAGATCGGCGCTCCCCTGGCGTACGACGGGGTCGTCGCACACGGCGAGGGAGCCTCCTCCGGCGGCGTCTTCTTCACCGACCCGGACGGCATCCGCCTGGAGATCTACGCCCCCGCTGGCGCGGAGAACGCCCCCGCCCCCACCCAGGCCGCCCCCACCTGCGGCTTCTTCTAA
- a CDS encoding alpha-ketoglutarate-dependent dioxygenase AlkB, with the protein MTDMAYQPSMLDLADEPTLGRLAGRVRRHELTRGAWVDHLPGWVVGSDAVLRTLLRDVEWRAERREMYDREVDVPRLLRWYAGHERLPHELLTQARQQLTDHYADELGEPFVTAGMCLYRDGRDSVAWHGDTKGRSARHDTMVAIVSFGSPRPLLLRPRDGGLRDGGLRDGGLRDGGLRDGGPSLRFPLGHGDLVVMGGSCQRTWEHAIPKTSRPVGPRISVQFRPAGVA; encoded by the coding sequence ATGACCGACATGGCGTACCAGCCCTCGATGTTGGACCTGGCCGACGAGCCGACCCTGGGCCGGCTGGCCGGACGCGTCCGACGTCACGAACTGACCCGTGGTGCCTGGGTGGACCACCTGCCCGGCTGGGTGGTCGGCTCCGACGCCGTGCTCCGGACGTTGCTGCGGGACGTCGAGTGGCGGGCCGAGCGTCGGGAGATGTACGACCGCGAGGTCGACGTGCCACGCCTGCTGCGCTGGTACGCCGGACACGAGCGGCTGCCCCACGAGCTGCTGACGCAGGCGCGTCAACAGCTCACCGATCACTACGCCGATGAGCTGGGCGAGCCGTTCGTCACCGCCGGCATGTGCCTGTACCGCGACGGACGGGACAGTGTGGCCTGGCATGGCGACACGAAGGGCCGGTCGGCGCGACACGACACGATGGTGGCGATCGTCTCGTTCGGCTCACCCCGACCACTGTTGCTGCGCCCGAGGGATGGCGGCCTGAGGGATGGCGGCCTGAGGGATGGCGGCCTGAGGGATGGTGGCCTGAGGGATGGTGGTCCGAGCCTGCGTTTTCCACTGGGTCACGGCGACCTGGTCGTGATGGGCGGCTCCTGCCAGCGGACCTGGGAGCACGCCATCCCGAAGACCAGCCGGCCGGTCGGGCCACGCATCAGCGTGCAGTTCCGTCCGGCCGGTGTCGCGTGA
- a CDS encoding SPFH domain-containing protein — translation MSTRRSRPARALAGLLALAAAASTLSACATRSDPDQIILYYKSGAGDNREFVECIEPGGSGSYPIDDVTYPLPTSLRTWNIRPDGGDTDQPIRSSSKPGPDGQPGPDVIVHATAEFYLNTNCDGGKNSPIVQFWEKTGRRYEVATDGEFSTENWRKMLLNTLVPAEEKAIREATRTHSADDLDANTNGIWKQIEDQLGQSFLDELRTKTGGDYFCGPTFDRTNGSCPPIRISITDIGFADPKIAEARAAVFAARQQAAADLIRAEAKVREAQLLAQANKTPGYLELEKAKLQLQAAQACAANPNCTLIVGGADVNVSTK, via the coding sequence ATGAGCACCAGACGCTCGCGCCCGGCGCGGGCCTTGGCCGGGCTGCTGGCCCTCGCCGCCGCCGCGTCGACCCTGTCAGCCTGCGCCACCCGCTCCGATCCCGACCAGATCATCCTCTACTACAAGTCCGGGGCCGGCGACAACAGGGAGTTCGTCGAGTGCATCGAGCCGGGCGGCTCCGGCTCCTACCCGATCGACGACGTGACCTATCCCCTGCCAACCTCCCTACGGACCTGGAACATCCGCCCGGATGGCGGGGACACCGACCAGCCGATCCGCTCGTCGTCGAAGCCCGGCCCCGACGGTCAACCCGGCCCCGACGTGATCGTGCACGCAACGGCCGAGTTCTACCTGAACACCAACTGCGACGGCGGTAAGAACTCACCGATCGTGCAGTTCTGGGAGAAGACGGGACGCCGTTACGAGGTCGCGACCGACGGCGAGTTCTCGACCGAGAACTGGCGCAAGATGCTTCTGAACACCTTGGTCCCGGCTGAGGAGAAGGCGATCCGGGAGGCGACGCGGACCCATTCCGCCGACGACCTGGACGCCAACACCAACGGCATCTGGAAGCAGATCGAAGATCAGCTCGGGCAGTCGTTCCTGGACGAGTTGAGGACCAAGACCGGTGGGGACTACTTCTGTGGTCCAACCTTCGACCGTACGAATGGAAGCTGCCCGCCGATCCGGATCTCGATCACCGATATCGGCTTCGCCGACCCCAAGATCGCTGAGGCTCGGGCTGCGGTGTTCGCCGCCCGGCAACAGGCCGCAGCCGATCTGATCAGGGCAGAGGCGAAGGTGCGCGAGGCCCAACTGCTGGCCCAAGCGAACAAGACCCCCGGCTACCTGGAGTTGGAGAAGGCCAAGTTGCAGTTGCAGGCCGCCCAGGCCTGTGCGGCGAACCCCAACTGCACCCTCATTGTCGGCGGCGCCGACGTGAACGTGAGCACCAAGTAG
- a CDS encoding NAD(P)/FAD-dependent oxidoreductase, with translation MTGRSASPPRHIVVIGAGPAGFRAAQELRALGYDGELTMVGDEPHRPYRRPPLSKELLVGPVDVLLPGTETLDARWLLGQPATGLDLRHRRVLRGQLPAVPFDTAVVATGVRARRPAAIPALAGIHTLRSLDDALALRAELSHRPTVVVAGAGFVGSEIAATLRGLGLAVTLVGREPVPLHRALGVRLGRMVARTHREHGVDLRLGRTVVGVSGAGRVEQVRLDDGTALPADLLVLALGAEPNTEWLRGSGLRIDDGVVCGPDGLAAPGVAVAGDVARWPHPLLVGELVRVEHHSNAVDQGTFAARALLDPARHRRFASVPSFWTHLYDRRVQSVGFTGAAYDLRIVEGEPEGRFLAEYRRHGRLIGAVTVGLVRRLAACRHQLSEEIES, from the coding sequence ATGACCGGGCGGTCAGCCAGCCCACCCCGGCACATCGTGGTGATCGGGGCCGGGCCGGCCGGCTTCCGCGCCGCACAGGAACTACGTGCCCTCGGCTACGACGGTGAGCTGACCATGGTCGGTGACGAACCACACCGACCGTACCGCCGGCCACCACTGTCGAAGGAACTCCTGGTCGGCCCGGTGGACGTGCTGCTGCCCGGCACCGAGACGCTTGACGCGCGGTGGCTCCTCGGGCAGCCGGCCACCGGGCTGGACCTGCGACACCGGCGGGTCCTGCGCGGTCAACTGCCGGCCGTACCCTTCGACACGGCAGTCGTGGCCACCGGCGTACGGGCCCGGCGGCCGGCGGCCATACCGGCACTGGCCGGAATCCACACCCTGCGCAGCCTCGATGACGCGCTGGCGCTGCGCGCCGAGCTGTCCCACCGCCCGACGGTGGTGGTGGCCGGTGCCGGGTTCGTCGGCTCGGAGATCGCCGCCACGCTCCGCGGCCTCGGCCTGGCGGTCACCCTGGTCGGCCGCGAGCCGGTCCCCCTGCACCGGGCCCTCGGCGTACGACTCGGGCGGATGGTCGCCCGCACCCACCGCGAGCACGGCGTCGACCTGCGGCTCGGCCGTACGGTGGTCGGAGTCTCCGGTGCTGGCCGGGTCGAACAGGTCCGCCTCGACGACGGCACCGCCCTCCCCGCCGACCTGCTGGTCCTGGCCCTCGGCGCCGAGCCGAACACCGAATGGCTACGCGGCAGCGGCCTGCGGATCGACGATGGCGTGGTCTGCGGCCCAGACGGGCTGGCCGCACCCGGCGTGGCGGTGGCCGGCGACGTCGCCCGATGGCCACACCCGCTGTTGGTCGGGGAGTTGGTCCGCGTCGAGCATCACAGCAACGCCGTCGACCAGGGCACCTTCGCCGCCCGGGCGCTGCTCGACCCGGCCCGGCATCGCCGGTTCGCCAGCGTGCCGTCGTTCTGGACCCATCTGTACGACCGGCGGGTGCAATCCGTCGGATTCACCGGTGCCGCGTACGACCTACGGATCGTCGAGGGAGAACCAGAGGGCCGGTTCCTCGCCGAATACCGCCGGCACGGGCGGCTGATCGGCGCGGTGACCGTCGGTCTGGTCCGCCGCTTGGCCGCCTGTCGCCACCAACTGTCAGAGGAGATCGAGTCGTGA